A window of Pseudoalteromonas sp. MEBiC 03607 genomic DNA:
TTTTCGCTGATCTTGACTTTATAAACAATCAATGGTTATCTAATCAGTTACCGTTTACTCTCAGCGTGCGCCAATGCTCTGTTGTAGCTGTTTGCAATCGTTGCTTCTTCAGCTCATGAACAACAGTGGTTAAACCACAAATTCCTTCGCTACCAAAAATCGATGATAGCTTGTTTAACAACGCCAATAATTGAGCAGTTGCCGTTGATCGGTATTGCTGGATATTGTGGATTGAGAGGCTTCAAATATTTTTGCTCACCATCCAAGACTAATTGTTTAAAGGTTGCTTCTCTTGAATCATCAAGCCGCGCTACAACCAATGAACCAGATGAGTAAGGAGCATCAGGATCTACAACTATAACTGCACCTTCTGGTATTGATTTTTTGCCGCTTGGATTTTCCATACTGTCGCCTTTTACGCGAAGCGCGAAACAACCTTCATGTGCTTTCCCTGTGACTTCACGCCACTCCTCTGCATCTTCAAAGGCAAATCCCTCCGCTATTTCAGTCCAATCCCCAGCCTGAACCCAATTAATAAGAGGAATACACCCTTTAATGTCAGGCCCTACTTCTACATTACCGACCCCCAAGCCAATCTCGCCATCACCTGTAGCGAGCCAATGAGCATTTACGCGAAGCGCCTCCGCGATCTGCATCGTGTAACGAGACCTAGCCGATTTACCAGAACAAATCTGGCTGATCGACTGCTGTTTGATACCAATGCGACGAGCTAACTCAGACTGAGTCACCCCAGTAAGCTGCAAGGCATGGTTTAATCGTTCGGATAAAGTTTTCATAAGCCTGTATTCTACAAATAAAACTGTAGCCTTTCAACAATTTTAACTGTTGACTTACCTACAGTTTAAACTGTAACATTCAATCTTGTAACAGTTATTATTGTAAGAGGAGACGGTATGGAAGTGTTCAACACGACACAAAAACATCTCCGCCGTGCCATTGACTTGGTCGGCGGGCAATCAGCATTAGCACGAGCCATCAACTCAAAACAGCAAAACGTCTGGTTTTGGTTGAATAAATCAGGGCGTGTTCCCGCTGAATTCGTTTTACCCATCGAACAAGCTACGCAAGGACAGGTAACCCGTTCCCAGTTAAGACCGGACATCTATCCCGAATACCCAAGCGAGCAAAAAGCCAGTAACCAGTAGGATTAAGGGCAAGTAATGGTCAGCATTTTACGTAAACACAAAAGCGAGTTCCTCCATGCGTGATTATGGCAAGGTCTATACCCGCTTTTGGCTAAAGCAAAACGTTTTGTCCTGGAGTGACTCAGCGAAGTTGCTAGGACTGTATTTGCTTACATGCCCACATTGTAATTTGCTTGGATGCTTTCGATTGCCGATTGGTTACGTTGCTTCTGACTTGAACTGGGATGAGCAACAGGTTGCCAAGACTCTAAATGAGTTAGAACAAGATCAGTTTCTCATTCGTTGCGAGGAATCCGGTTGGACTTTGATTCGGAGCTTTCTGAAGCACAACCCAATCGAAAACCCAAACCAAGGTAAAGCAGCCTTTCGGTTGCTTAAAGATGTACCTGCCGACTTCATTGGTATGGCATCGCTTTTGAAATCTCTTGCCGCTTTTCAAGCTCGGCTACCAGAAGAATTTTCATCATTGTTTATGCCTGATGGCAACCCGGTAAGGGACTCTCAACGGTCGGATGACTCTGAGAGAAGTAATAAATCAACAGTTAGAACTGTTGACCACATACAGTTTGAAGACTTCTGGGATGTACAAATACGCAAAGAAAAAAAAGCGAAAGCCAAAGAAGAATGGCTACGCATGGGCCTCAATGAAGACCATGAACTCGCCTTGGAAGTGCTAACACGCTGGAAAGAGCAACGAGACAACCGATTACAGTATCAAGATCGGACTAAGACCCCTATGCCACATAATTGGCTTTTAAACCGGCAATGGGAAGACGAGTACGTTCGCATTGATGAAGTACAGCAATCATCGACGAGCCTAAAGGGCAGCAATCACCAATTGAATATTGAAGAAAGCAATCGCCGCATTGCTGAAAGCTGGGCCAGACTAGGAGTTCGGGAGGTTCGTTCAAGTGCTGGAGGTTGATAAACGCGAGTTTGCTGAAGTTTGGGGAGCTGCTTGGGCCATGTATGGCAAAAGCGTATCACCACAATTGCTATCCATCGCATTTGAAGCCCTTCGTGCTTACAGCATTGAAGAAGTGCGAATCGGTCTGACTCGGCATATTCAATCACCGGATACTGGGCAATTTTTTCCAAAGCCCGCTGACGTCATCAAGCATATCGATGGCAACTCGGGTTCAAGAGCCATGGTTGCTTGGAACAAAGTTGACAAGGCTGTTCGTCAGGTTGGCGCTTGGACATCCGTGATGTTTGACGATGCGCTTATTCACCGCGTTATTTCAGACATGGGGGGATGGGTTGAACTCTGCAAGGTAGATGACAGGGAATACCCCTTTAAACAAAAAGAGTTTTTAACACGCTACCAGGCTTACTTGTTGCGGGACGAAGTGGGTGAATACCCAAGGCTATTACAGGGTATTGCAGACCATCTGAACCAGCAAAAAGGATTTGATATGCAAGCGCCGGTTGCCGTGGGCGACTGGTCAAAAGCAGCACAAGTTTATACAAGAGGTATCGCTGACTTTAGCGCAGTGCCTTTGAAAAGAATAAGCCCGAAAGCCATTCAGGCGCTTCTCGGAAATCAATTAGAGGACAAAAATGAAAACGATTAAAGCAAAAACCATTGCCCTAGTGATAGCCATGTCTGCAAGCACTTCAGTCTATGCGTTTCCGGGCTATCAGTGGGAAAAAGCAGCACAAAGCGTTGGTATTGATCCAGTCATGCTCTACGCCGTTGCCTTGGCTGAGTCGGCCTCACATCGTGGTCTCAACATGACCAGTCCATGGCCATACGCAATTCGCAATGGTTCAAACGCAACCTACGCGAAATCTAAGACAGAAGCTGAGCAACTGTTAAACCAGGCACTGCAAGAGACTGAAAAATATCAGCTCGATATTGGCCTTATGCAAATCAATTTGCATTGGCATGGGCATCGGGTGAGCTCAGCAGCGGAACTGCTAGACCCCATCACCAACCTTACGGTCGGCTCAAGTATTTTGGCCGAAGCAATCAAGTCTTCACCAAATGATTTAGAGCTTGGCATAGGCCGCTATCACAGTTGGAACGAAGAGCGTGCACGCTGGTATGGGCAAAGAGTGCTTTCTATCTATCGCAATATTTTACATGAACTGGAGGTCCGTCAATGACAACCAATCAACAAGACTTCTATCAATTAAATTTGGCGTACCTACACGCAGCACGAGAATTAGCGCGAATTGATCCGCAAGAGGCGGTCTTGCGCTTTGGACTTACACGCGACGTGGTGGATGCACTGATTAATGCCGGTGTTGACGACCTGCAACGAGTGGCGACCTCATCATTCATGCTGTTTCAACCAAGGGGTAACCAAAGCCAACTGATTGAGATGGTTAAGAGCAAAGGCACAGGTATCCCAAGAATCGCTTATTTATTATCAACCCTAAACAACAAGGGGGATGTATGATTGATAACCTGTCCAAAAGTGAGCTGTTTACCCGAGCCTCGCTGCTTATTAAATACGGATTTCGAACAACCATTATCGCGCTCGATACAGGTTTGCCAATACACATTATCAGAAGGCTCCACAAAGAAGTGACTGGCAAGTCACCTTGTCCTGGTCAACTGCCAGAATCTGATGCCATCGTCAAAAGCAGAAGAGCATTAGTTGAAGGCTCCCTGCTTATGGCGCTTTATGTCAATATTGGTGGTGATAATGTCTACAAGCAATTAAATATCGATGCTTTGATGAAGGCTTACGATGCGTATTTGGTTGCAAGAGAAGAAGCAGATCTTCCAGCTGAGATCCCCTGGAAAAAACTGACCA
This region includes:
- a CDS encoding LexA family transcriptional regulator, with product MKTLSERLNHALQLTGVTQSELARRIGIKQQSISQICSGKSARSRYTMQIAEALRVNAHWLATGDGEIGLGVGNVEVGPDIKGCIPLINWVQAGDWTEIAEGFAFEDAEEWREVTGKAHEGCFALRVKGDSMENPSGKKSIPEGAVIVVDPDAPYSSGSLVVARLDDSREATFKQLVLDGEQKYLKPLNPQYPAIPINGNCSIIGVVKQAIIDFW
- a CDS encoding helix-turn-helix domain-containing protein, which encodes MEVFNTTQKHLRRAIDLVGGQSALARAINSKQQNVWFWLNKSGRVPAEFVLPIEQATQGQVTRSQLRPDIYPEYPSEQKASNQ
- a CDS encoding DUF6475 domain-containing protein, coding for MLEVDKREFAEVWGAAWAMYGKSVSPQLLSIAFEALRAYSIEEVRIGLTRHIQSPDTGQFFPKPADVIKHIDGNSGSRAMVAWNKVDKAVRQVGAWTSVMFDDALIHRVISDMGGWVELCKVDDREYPFKQKEFLTRYQAYLLRDEVGEYPRLLQGIADHLNQQKGFDMQAPVAVGDWSKAAQVYTRGIADFSAVPLKRISPKAIQALLGNQLEDKNEND
- a CDS encoding lytic transglycosylase domain-containing protein; translation: MKTIKAKTIALVIAMSASTSVYAFPGYQWEKAAQSVGIDPVMLYAVALAESASHRGLNMTSPWPYAIRNGSNATYAKSKTEAEQLLNQALQETEKYQLDIGLMQINLHWHGHRVSSAAELLDPITNLTVGSSILAEAIKSSPNDLELGIGRYHSWNEERARWYGQRVLSIYRNILHELEVRQ
- a CDS encoding flagellar transcriptional regulator FlhD, translating into MTTNQQDFYQLNLAYLHAARELARIDPQEAVLRFGLTRDVVDALINAGVDDLQRVATSSFMLFQPRGNQSQLIEMVKSKGTGIPRIAYLLSTLNNKGDV
- a CDS encoding FlhC family transcriptional regulator; this translates as MIDNLSKSELFTRASLLIKYGFRTTIIALDTGLPIHIIRRLHKEVTGKSPCPGQLPESDAIVKSRRALVEGSLLMALYVNIGGDNVYKQLNIDALMKAYDAYLVAREEADLPAEIPWKKLTINEGWVLARDLRSQLASLHRCRCGSLYLTVSQQRIQLKCPVCEIMAEQTTRALFEN